Proteins encoded together in one Pseudomonas sp. ADAK13 window:
- the tnpB gene encoding IS66 family insertion sequence element accessory protein TnpB (TnpB, as the term is used for proteins encoded by IS66 family insertion elements, is considered an accessory protein, since TnpC, encoded by a neighboring gene, is a DDE family transposase.) — protein sequence MIRVDAIWLATEPMDMRAGTETALARVVAVFGVAKPHCAYLFANRRANRMKVLVHDGVGIWLAARRLNQGKFHWPGIHRGMEVELDPEQFQALILGLPWQRVGAGGAITVL from the coding sequence ATGATTCGTGTCGATGCTATCTGGCTCGCCACCGAGCCCATGGACATGCGCGCCGGCACTGAGACCGCGTTGGCCAGAGTGGTCGCGGTGTTCGGTGTGGCGAAGCCGCACTGCGCTTACCTCTTTGCCAACCGCCGGGCCAACCGGATGAAAGTCCTAGTGCACGACGGTGTCGGTATCTGGCTGGCGGCGCGGCGCTTGAACCAAGGTAAGTTTCATTGGCCAGGCATCCATCGTGGGATGGAAGTCGAACTTGACCCCGAACAATTTCAGGCGCTGATACTTGGATTGCCTTGGCAGCGAGTCGGTGCGGGTGGCGCAATTACAGTGCTTTAA
- the tnpA gene encoding IS66-like element accessory protein TnpA, whose product MDTIALIVRITMRQCTTYPKLFKSQIVQECLQPDVSIASVALRHGINANLVRKWIPLYRDGKPVSLPAFVPLNMEAAPVSSPQSMASIEIPLGPQTLRMSWTITDPEGCARFVRGLFQ is encoded by the coding sequence GTGGACACCATCGCCCTTATTGTCAGGATCACCATGCGCCAGTGCACCACTTATCCCAAGCTCTTCAAGTCTCAAATCGTCCAGGAATGCCTACAACCTGACGTCTCGATTGCCAGCGTTGCCCTGCGCCATGGCATCAACGCCAACCTGGTTCGCAAATGGATACCGCTTTACCGTGACGGGAAACCAGTCTCTTTACCGGCATTCGTTCCATTGAATATGGAAGCCGCGCCAGTGTCTTCCCCGCAGAGCATGGCCAGCATCGAAATTCCCCTCGGCCCGCAAACGCTCAGAATGAGCTGGACGATCACCGATCCAGAGGGCTGCGCTCGTTTCGTGCGTGGTCTTTTCCAATGA